The sequence below is a genomic window from Novosphingobium aureum.
TCATAGCCACTGATATAATCGTGAACGAGCTTTGACGTTGCGGTGTTGTTACAAACCACAATGAAGACGGGGTCGACGCCGATGCCTGCCTCGCGCCAAGCGGTATGCGTCTTTTCATAGTGGCCATAGAGCGCGTCGATGGCCGTCAGCAGTTCATTGGGCAGCTTCTGCGGATCATCGAAGCCGGACTTGCCGCGTCCCTTCTTGGGCAGTTTCTTGCCGATATGTTCCCACAGGTTGCGGAACATCGGCGTTTCGCCCCCCGGCACGTTGTCCATGATGGGAACGCGCGGAAGTTTGACGATGCCGCATTCAATCGCATCCATCAGCGAGAAGTCACTCATGACCCAGCCGAACAGCGATCCTTCGCGATAGCCCGACCCCTTCAGGAAGAACGGCGTTGCCGAGAGGTCATAGACCATGTTGAGGCCCAACTCCCGTTTCATTGCCTCAAGGCCCGAAATCCAGAGACGCGCAGCCTCATTGTTCTCGTTCGCCTCGGCCCGATCTTCGCCCTTTAGAGCCTTTTCCTCTTCAGGCGTCAGGGGCCGCTCGCGATAGCAGTGGTGGGCTTCATCGTTCAGGACAACGATGTTCTTCATACCCATCAGTTCGCCAGCCACCCGGCGGATCATTGCGCCATCGCTCTCCTGCTTCGGCTCGGTGCGAAGCGCGGAACGCTGCACCTTGTTGAGCGATACCTCATCCTTCTTCTTGAAAGCATGGTAGTTGGTGATGACAATCTTGGCCTTGCCGAGGTCAGGCAGCATGTCCTCGGGCACGATCTCTCGGCTCTTATAGTAACTCTCGGGATCGTTGGGCTGCAGAACACGCAAGCGATCCTTGATCGTGATGCCGGGCGCAACCACCAGGAAGCCGCGCGTAAATCGCTTTGCGTTGGGATGACGCACAGCGTTCACTGTGTGCCAAGCAATCAGCATCGCCATGACTGTCGTCTTGCCGGCACCAGTTGCCAGTTTGAGCGCGAGGCGCATCAGATCGGGGTTGGAAGCAGTATTCGCAGCTTCAAGGTGAGTCCAGAAGCGACGCCCTTGCTGCGAGGACTTCGGAGCAACTTCGGTCAGCCAGATTACGGTCTCTACCGCCTCGACTTGACAGAAGAATGGCCTTTGGTTCGCGAATTTATGGGTACGCCAATGACGAAGCAGCCGCGCAGTGGACGGCGTGACCTGCCACTGGCTTTCAGGTAAACGCCGCCAGCTTTCTACCGCTGAACGGATACCGTTGATGACTTCGGTAGGGTTATACTCCTGCCCTTGGTCGTCAGCCAGCAACTCCCCCTGCTGCACGGTCTTGCCGCGGACTTTCTTCGCCTTAGGGATCGGCGAAACAAGAGCGCTTTTCCGTCGGTAATGTATGATTTCGCTGGTCGGCTGGCCGTTCTCATCGAGATCCCAATGCCGGTCCGGCTCCTCATATGGCGAGTTTAGGATCGGCGATTGGAAGAAAGTCTCGGTCATCGATAAACGTGCCCCCGGCTTGAGATCGCGACTGACAATATGGCCACATTAGCCTTGAAACCATGACCGCGATCACACGCTCAACCTATTGGGCAAGCGCCGAACAAGGTCAACCGAGACGGCATTTTATTGTGAGAGGCCAGACGCTTAGTTTCAACACTCTTTGACCAGATGTGGTGAGGTGTTTCTGGCTCTGCAAAAAGCCTGAAGACGAGCGATTTGTAGCGGCTCACGGGCGGAGAGCGGAGATACCGGATATTGCCAACCCGGCTAACCTCTTCCTCTCGATCACTAAGTCACCCCGGCGACGGGCCGCATAGGCTTGGGATGCAAGATCAAGACGCCAAGACTAGCGCTACGACTGTTCAACCGTAGCGTTAACAACACATCCGAAGCGCGGCGACATGATACCATCGATGCCGCGCCCCAAATCCCAGATCACCCGGCTTCCATCGGCAAACGTGGCGGTGACTCTGCGATCGTGCAGATCGCCAGTCGCTCTGCGAGATCTAGGGGCGTGATGGAAGTTGATGTTCGGCAGTTTGGAAGCCACTTTCCTCACGATGTCGCCACACTGCTCCTCATTGCTTTCATAGCTGTCACGCAAGGAATCAGCATCGAAACTGACGACATGCACTTTCCCAATCGAGGCCGCAGCTGTGTCAAAGCGCGCGATGAAATCTGCCAGCCTGCGGCGAGCATCTTCCTGAGCACAACAATAGGGATCGATGATCTGCAGGACCTGTATGGCCATGTCTTCAATGTGCTGAGTGAAGATTGTCCAATCCCTGAGTCCTCCCACTTCGAACTCAACACGCCCAATGTCAGGAGTGCGGGTCTGAGCAATGTCGACTGGCGTTGGGCGGACCGACAGGATGGGCCTTCGAGGCTCTTCGACCGGCTTACCCCGCCTGCCTTCAGCATCGTCCCCCTGTTCAGCTGAAGATGCTGTATCGCTTGCAGATCCAGAAGGCGCGTCGCCGGTCTCGATGGTCTGCTTCGAGGGCGGAGAAGCCGTTTCGTTGGATTGCGGCGACGTTTCACGGTCGCCATCGAGGACACCTGACAGCATTGTGTCGAGATCGTTATCCGCCTCTGGTGGCACGAGCAGGCCACGGCTCAGTTCACGCTTGCTCTGCATCAAGCTATTGAGGCGAACGTCGAAACTACTTGGACCAATCGTCTCATCAGGATGGACAGCCATCGGGATGTGGACCGTTACCGGCTTATCTTGCCCGATACGATAAACGCGGTCGGTAGCCTGATCCTCGACGGCTGGGTTCCACCAGCGCGACAAGTGAATGACATGATTTGCCTTGGTGATCGTCAAGCCCACGCCACCAGCCTTCGGCGAAAGGATCATGACATCGAAACCAGCAGCACGCGACTGGAAGTCAGCAACGATTGTCTGTCGCTGGGCTCCGGCGACTGATCCGTTGATAACGGGCACCGAGCGCTCCAGATTGAACTGCTCCTCGATGGCCGATGACAGAAAGGCTTGCATATCGAGGTCTTCACAGAAGATCAGCGCCTTCTCTCTTTTCGCCTCGATCTGGCTCAGTAGCTCGAATGTCTTGGAAAGTCGAGCGGATGCCCTGATGTAGCTTTCGAAATCTCCGAGGCCCACAGGCTCTTCAGGATGCAGGGACGTCCCCCGAAGCATGTGAAGAATTTTCAGCATTGCCCCTCTGTCGCCGCTCTCACGCATGGCGCGGGCTCGAGCCAGGATCCTGTTGTAAGCGGCCTCCTGTGGGGGCGGCATCGGGACTTCGTAAGGAACGATCGTCTTGGTCGGGAGCCCGGAAAGCAAGCCTTCCTTCATTCTGCGAAGCATAAAGGGCGGCAAGACCCCATCACGTTCGATGATGCGGTCCTGCAGAGCGTGGAGGGCTTCCGAGCTATGGGGGGGGTAGACTTCCTCGAACTCGCGACTAGTTCCCAGAAACCCGGGATAGACAACATCTGCAATAGACCAGAGATCCTGCAGCCTGTTCTCAACCGGTGTGCCTGTCATGCCAATCTGAATATGCGCGTTGAGCGCCTTGGCTGCACGAGTCATCTGGCTCGCCGGATTTTTCAGCTTCTGGATTTCGTCGTAAACGATCGCCGAAAACGGCACGCGAGCCAAACTCATGTGATAGTCACGCATTGTCTCAAAGGTCGTCAGCACGACGCCGGCATGCCGCCATTGCGATACGTCAAGCTTTGAAGTGCCGCCACGGATGTCGTTGCCCGTGCCATCGCGCCATTGCTTGAGACCAGTGCCGAAAGCCTCGATCACCTTGCCCAGAGCATCGCGCTCTAGGTGAAGTTCAATCTCGTTAAGCCAGTTTCGCAACAGGCCCGTGGGAGCAACGATCAGCACCGGCCTGTCGGGCGCGGCCACATTCCGTAGCCAGGCCAGGAAAGCAAGCGCTTGGAAAGTCTTGCCGAGCCCCATATCGTCGGCCAGGACAATGCCAGGTACCTTGCGCGTGAAGGCTTCGGTCAGCCATGCGAAGCCCTCCTTCTGATGCGGCTTGGGCGAGGATCGCAGCACCGTTGGCATGTCTGGCGCATTGAATGGCCGTGCCGCCACCTCTCTTGCTGCCTGACGGGAATAGTAGAGTTCCTCAAAATTTTCCCCGACCTTCAGAAAGTAGGTCGGAATTACGACTGGTGGCTCGGCATCTTCACTGCCTGCCTGGTCTGCATGTGCAAACTGGTTTTCGAGCTCAGCAATTTCCCGAACCGCATTCAGAGTGTTTGTGTTGGCAGGTATTTCAAAGTCGCCAAAAGGAACCGACGCATCGCCCTTGTCGAGCGCTGTCCCGATGGACGTCTCGAGTTTTTCCGCATCACCTGCCTCAAATGGCACATGTTGCTGATTGGGCGGTTCCCCGATCGTCAGACCGAAGCTCTCCGGCAACCAGCTATTGGGAGTGGGCTTGATCCAGGGCAGCACAGGCGGCTGCCATTCCTCGATCCCCGCGACCCTCTCTGAGTATTGCTGGGTCTCCAGGAAGAGGTGATCGGCAGCGTCGTCGTCTCCGGTTTCATCCAGCGCCAGCTCTTCGCGAATGTAGCGCTGCGGTGCGCGTGCGAAAATGCGCCTCTCCTCAGCCGGTGCCGCCTGCTTCTCGCGCACGACGTCGAGCGCCTTGCCGAGGTTGGAGTCGAGATAGAGAAGCGTTCCATCCGGCAGGAGGTAACTGCGCCGACCGCCCTTCTGAGTGCGAAAGCGCTGCCGGAAGCGTTGGTGTTCGTAGTCGGTGAGAAGAGCCTTGTCTTCGGCATCGAGCAGATCGCCATCTTCGTTTTCCACGACCCTGCGCGAAAAAAGTACGGGATCGAAATCGAACAAACCGCCTTGCGTACGCAAGTCCAGCGAGAAGTTGGACGCATAGGCGATACGCAGTCGTTCGATCGTCCCATCCGCCTCGATCTTCTCCTCTCCGAGATCCCCCAGTTGCTCACGCAAACGCGCAAAAGCAGCCTGCCGTGCATCGCCAGGCTCTGCATCCCTGAGCTCGTGGAGATTGGCCAGCGTCGAGTACATGGGCTCAGGAAGTCGAGCAACCTTCCCGGTTTCACGTACTCTCGCGCCCTGTTCTCGGGCACGGACCGAGACGCCGCCACGCCGAACCCACCTATGCTCGACTGCGATCGTACCTTCATGCAACGATCCTGTAGAGCGCAGTTGCAAGGTGAGGTCCGTAGCTGGAGGCAACCCAAGAGCCAGCGCCTCGACTTCACTCAGGGCCGCACTGGCAGCTGCTGAGATGATGACAGCATCGCTGGATTCGACCACGTCAGCGCCACCGTTCATGGCTCGAAGTCGTGACAAGGCAGCCATGCCGCCCCGAGGTGCAGTCCGGACCCATTCGCTCATCGGCACGGTTGTGGTGCTGGCCCTTCGGAACAGGCCGCCGGCGCGCGTTTGGCGAAGTTCAATTTTCTCCCGGCCATCCGGCTGGTCGGAAGCAACAAATGCAATCTGCTCGCTCACTATGCGTGGCCCTTACCAAATCGGGGATGCTCGATGCCGGTTCTGCGGTAGATCGTATTTGCAAAACGATAGCGCCACCCTCCCGTTTTATCGTGCCGAAGGCTTTCGAACCCCCTGTTGCCGCTCATCGTCCGAAGCGCCTCATTCCGATAATTGCGATCGTACAGTTTGGGTGCTTGGCCATCTTGCGCGTCCCAGAACCTGCAACGCCCGGTGTCGCTCCACTCAGAAATCCGCAGGTCACCTATTTGCATGATCAGGGACGAGGAGCCGCTAGGACCGCTGGAAATTTCACCATGCTCCAGACTTTCCCCCTGACTTCGCGCGATCTGCGCAATCTCCAATTTTGCTCTCGCCCCAAGAGCCGGCCATGCGTCGCTAATGTGTCCAGCGTCGAGGTAGGCTAGCCAGAATTTCTTGCGCTCGTCCCACATATCCGGCCTGTCGGTGGTCTCTGCGATAGCGGTAAAGAACACCCGCATGGCAACATCGGTCAGCCACCGACGCAGCACCTGAATGATCGCCCCTGCTCGCTCGGCTCCAACTTCCGCGCTCAGGTTCGTATGGATCGGGTTCCATTTGCGCTTGCCGGGATTGACGCGCGGATCCGAAATTCGCTCCAGCAGGAAAGCGGTGACACGCTGGCGATGTTCGGCCGCTGGTGTGGCATCCGTCCACGGCTCCAGCAAAGCTCGCACGATTGCAGCGGTGTTATCGAATTGGCCCTCGCCTTCCAGGATGTCCAACAATCGATCCTGA
It includes:
- a CDS encoding DEAD/DEAH box helicase, with the protein product MSEQIAFVASDQPDGREKIELRQTRAGGLFRRASTTTVPMSEWVRTAPRGGMAALSRLRAMNGGADVVESSDAVIISAAASAALSEVEALALGLPPATDLTLQLRSTGSLHEGTIAVEHRWVRRGGVSVRAREQGARVRETGKVARLPEPMYSTLANLHELRDAEPGDARQAAFARLREQLGDLGEEKIEADGTIERLRIAYASNFSLDLRTQGGLFDFDPVLFSRRVVENEDGDLLDAEDKALLTDYEHQRFRQRFRTQKGGRRSYLLPDGTLLYLDSNLGKALDVVREKQAAPAEERRIFARAPQRYIREELALDETGDDDAADHLFLETQQYSERVAGIEEWQPPVLPWIKPTPNSWLPESFGLTIGEPPNQQHVPFEAGDAEKLETSIGTALDKGDASVPFGDFEIPANTNTLNAVREIAELENQFAHADQAGSEDAEPPVVIPTYFLKVGENFEELYYSRQAAREVAARPFNAPDMPTVLRSSPKPHQKEGFAWLTEAFTRKVPGIVLADDMGLGKTFQALAFLAWLRNVAAPDRPVLIVAPTGLLRNWLNEIELHLERDALGKVIEAFGTGLKQWRDGTGNDIRGGTSKLDVSQWRHAGVVLTTFETMRDYHMSLARVPFSAIVYDEIQKLKNPASQMTRAAKALNAHIQIGMTGTPVENRLQDLWSIADVVYPGFLGTSREFEEVYPPHSSEALHALQDRIIERDGVLPPFMLRRMKEGLLSGLPTKTIVPYEVPMPPPQEAAYNRILARARAMRESGDRGAMLKILHMLRGTSLHPEEPVGLGDFESYIRASARLSKTFELLSQIEAKREKALIFCEDLDMQAFLSSAIEEQFNLERSVPVINGSVAGAQRQTIVADFQSRAAGFDVMILSPKAGGVGLTITKANHVIHLSRWWNPAVEDQATDRVYRIGQDKPVTVHIPMAVHPDETIGPSSFDVRLNSLMQSKRELSRGLLVPPEADNDLDTMLSGVLDGDRETSPQSNETASPPSKQTIETGDAPSGSASDTASSAEQGDDAEGRRGKPVEEPRRPILSVRPTPVDIAQTRTPDIGRVEFEVGGLRDWTIFTQHIEDMAIQVLQIIDPYCCAQEDARRRLADFIARFDTAAASIGKVHVVSFDADSLRDSYESNEEQCGDIVRKVASKLPNINFHHAPRSRRATGDLHDRRVTATFADGSRVIWDLGRGIDGIMSPRFGCVVNATVEQS
- a CDS encoding EH signature domain-containing protein, which codes for MNIIRGAIGRMADLASHGFPNPPTTLPQLHHAFANLETGVEESEPREELVPFLRRCATVGIRTLRRSELNRLLRGVWCDAEFEGLGLNAIECALQDRKNSTTKALIDGYLLYFPMGRPAMEPLAEACRHLVEDQGGYWLDRHREYRLFDPANGPASIGQQLAENEEGAPASMFVKAGLGLSPFATSFGHHAFADACRTVAVMRGQSAYAGQDRLLDILEGEGQFDNTAAIVRALLEPWTDATPAAEHRQRVTAFLLERISDPRVNPGKRKWNPIHTNLSAEVGAERAGAIIQVLRRWLTDVAMRVFFTAIAETTDRPDMWDERKKFWLAYLDAGHISDAWPALGARAKLEIAQIARSQGESLEHGEISSGPSGSSSLIMQIGDLRISEWSDTGRCRFWDAQDGQAPKLYDRNYRNEALRTMSGNRGFESLRHDKTGGWRYRFANTIYRRTGIEHPRFGKGHA